In Gavia stellata isolate bGavSte3 chromosome 28, bGavSte3.hap2, whole genome shotgun sequence, a single genomic region encodes these proteins:
- the LOC132319454 gene encoding olfactory receptor 6E1-like, whose product MNQTTVVEFILLGLTSNHFLEIILFAILFVAFLLILLGNIAVITITLVDHRLYIPMSFFLRNFSLVEICFTSTFMPRTLYSLLTGAKTISLSGCFLQLSLFFTLGICTFFHVALMSFDRYMAICHPLHYATFMSNRFCLQLVLGCWVVSFFLVFSPLTIILRLPFCGPNIINHFYCDIAPLLQLSCTNTGLIEKVMLVTSVLILPGTLSVTAFSYAYIVYTVTHIQSSASRKKAFSTCSAHLIVVAILYSSSIFRYIRPSQRGGRDFDKVVSFLYCVITQLCNPYIYTLQNEQVKQALKDLVARCFVGSDDILKFRAIKQ is encoded by the coding sequence ATGAATCAGACAACAGTGGTGGAGTTCATTCTCTTGGGACTCACTAGCAATCACTTTTTGGAGATCATCCTATTTGCCATTCTTTTTGTTGCCTTCCTCCTGATCCTCCTTGGAAACATTGCTGTCATCACCATCACACTGGTGGACCACCGCCTTTACATCCCCATGTCTTTCTTTCTCAGGAATTTCTCCCTCGTGGAAATCTGCTTCACATCTACCTTCATGCCGAGGACACTCTACAGCCTCCTCACAGGAGCAAAAACAATTTCCCTCTCTGGATGTTTCCTTCAGTTATCCCTCTTCTTCACCCTGGGTATCTGTACTTTCTTCCACGTAGCTCTCATGTCCTTTGACCGCTACATGGCCATCTGCCACCCTTTGCATTATGCCACCTTCATGAGCAATAGGTTTTGTCTCCAGCTGGTGCTGGGCTGCTGGGTGGTGAGTTTCTTCTTGGTGTTCTCTCCACTGACAATTATACTCCGTTTGCCATTCTGCGGGCCCAACATCATCAACCATTTCTACTGTGATATAGCACCACTGCTTCAGCTGTCCTGCACAAACACAGGCCTCATTGAGAAAGTAATGCTAGTGACAAGTGTTCTAATATTACCTGGCACCTTATCAGTAACTGCCTTTTCCTATGCCTACATTGTCTACACTGTCACACACATCCAGTCTtcagcaagcaggaaaaaagccttttccacaTGCTCTGCTCATCTCATTGTGGTTGCTATTCTGTACAGCAGCTCCATCTTCAGGTACATCCGACCAAGCCAGAGGGGTGGGAGGGATTTTGACAAAGTTGTGTCTTTCCTCTACTGTGTGATTACTCAGCTGTGTAACCCTTACATCTACACCCTTCAAAATGAACAAGTCAAACAGGCCTTGAAAGATCTAGTGGCGAGGTGTTTTGTAGGCTCTGATGATATTTTGAAATTCAGAGCCATAAAGCAGTGA